The Lycium ferocissimum isolate CSIRO_LF1 chromosome 8, AGI_CSIRO_Lferr_CH_V1, whole genome shotgun sequence DNA segment GGTATAAATGCAGGGGACCCTTTTGTTTActaatctttctttttcatttcttcttaACTTCTCTTTCGACCCTTTTGACTGTATACTCTTCCATTTTACTATATCTTTATTATTGCTTCTTGGGTGTTTTTAACTTTTTCCATAGAGTGTACTAGCtgtaaatatatacaaaaaaaaaaaaaaaaaaaaaaacagtagcCAAAAAGTTAAAGAATTGATTTTTATCCCTTCTCTTCATCAGTAAAAAAGAAAGCTGTTCAAGAATGGTGTATTAAGAGTACTAAAAAGTAGTACATAATCTGAAATAAGGTATCTTTTTCCTCCTTACCTACTTTtagtctgttttttttttccttctctataTTAgaaggtgggggtgggggtcCGGCGGGGGGGGTCTGTTGTTTGGTCTGACTAGGGTTTTACTTTAAATGAGCTATTTATGGTGCTGAAAGTTAATGACTTGTTCAATTTACTGATTGTGAATAGTTCTTCTTGAGCTCTTTGTTGAACTGGGATTGTGTTTTCTTGGACATTGGGgtgggactttttttttttttttgtaaatttgaaAGCTTTGCTTAGGATTTTGTGAAATGCTTTGGAACTAGCTGTTTCCTGTTCTGTATGGACTTTTTGTACTTGGTTTTTTGCTAGTTCTATCTTCTTTATGAATTAGAGATGTTCCTAGTTAGTACTTTACTTTTCTTAGCATTTCTTTTTGTACTTTAGTCTTAGTTCAAAATTTTGTACATGAAGAAGAGTCTTGGTTTTAATTCTTCTAATTGTTCACCTGCTTGGTTGGATGATCTTTGTTGGAGATAGTCAAATACAGGACAATGAGAACTTCTTTAAGTAGCCAGCATGTTGAATTCCAATGTTTTAGGTTGTTTTCTTGATACTCAAGTGGTGTGGTAAAGGAGAAGTTAATTTTGCTACACTTTCAAAGATATGGATATAGCAAGCAAGAATGAGAGTGAACAAGAAAAGAGGAATGAAGAAGTCTCAATGAACTATCAGTCACCAAATATTTCTTCAGAATGGCAATTAAGTGGTAGCAATTTGACAAATGCATCTATGGGAATAATGATTCCTAGTAGTACCAATCAAATGGTTGATTCATTTTGCACTACTACTTGGGATCAATCTACCAATTCACCAAACTTAGGTTTCTGTGATGCTAATGTTCAAATAAATCCTAGCACTACAAATCCACTAGGAACACTGGGTCCTAGTTGGACTCCATCAAATCCGATGTTGAAAGGGGGCATGTTTCTACCTCCCGGTCCGGTGATGCTTCCGCAGTTTCCGGCTGATTCGGGTTTTATTGAAAGAGCTGCAAGGTTTTCTTGCTTTAGTGGAGGGAACTTTGGTGACATGATGAACCCTTTTAGCATCCCTGAGTCGATGAATCCGTATCATAGGGGACCGGCACCAATGCAAGGTCCTCAAGAGGTTTTGGCATGTAATGGTTTGAAATCACCTCAGAAGCAGCACTTGAGTAATGTGGACACTGAGAAAAGCCCCCTCAAGAATGAAAAAAAGAGTGAAAGTTTTGCTAGGTCTCAGGATGAAGCAAAAGAAGTTGTTGGAGTCTCTGGTAATGAGTCTGATGAAGCTGGATGTAGTGGCCGTCGAGAAGAAACAGAGGGTGCTGGTGAGGAGTCTTATGGAAAGAATATCGgctcaaagaaaaggaaaagaggcGGTCAGGTAGGGCTATTGTTAGTATATTTCCTTCGATCGTTCACAAGATTGTTCCTTTTTGAATATTCTTGTCATTTTGGCAGGATACTGAACCTGCTAAGGATCAAATTGAAATTCAGAAAGGGGAGCAAAACCTGAATTCAATTTCTATCAAGCCTGGTGGAAAGAATGGTAAACAGGGGTCTCAATTTTCAGATCCAACGAAAGAAGAATATATACACGTTCGAGCTCGAAGAGGCCAGGCAACAAATAGCCATAGTCTTGCAGAAAGAGTATGactttatatttagaaacttcTGAGTCATTGAATCTCATATTTTATCTGTCTTGGTACTGACTTTTGAAGTGTATTTTTAACAGATAAGGAGGGAGAAAATCAGTGAACGGATGAAATATCTTCAGGATCTTGTGCCTGGTTGCAGCAAGGTTAGTATTATTGGAATCTACTAATAGGTGTAGCCTATATTAGAAATTTTAGTTGGCACTTATTTGAGAAAGAGGTGGTGATTGCAGGTCACCGGCAAAGCTGTGATGCTTGATGAGATCATTAACTATGTACAGTCTCTGCAAAGGCAGGTTGAGGTATGCAATTtaacaacttatatttctttttcaagttttctCCTGTCTTACTCTTCACATTAATAACGGTGCCTGATTTCCTTCAGAATCCCCAATCGTCAAAAGATTTAGTGATGATTTGATTGCTTCACATAGTGCCGTCTTGATTATCCTGGTGGCTGCATAATGTGTAGTACTTGCATTTGAGCTGCAAATGTGTGAACTCTAGCTTTTGATTGGTCTAAGGGGGTGATTTGGTTCGAGACAAGTTATGTTGGGATTAATAATGCTGGCATTATTTCTTAGGTTTGGTGTATTAAAAATAgcatgcattgcataatttctaaTAGTACTGGATAGGGTGTATAAGTTggtgtataagaatagtactgGTATTGTTAATGCCCTGGTTTACTATGTATAAGGATAGTACTGAATAGGGTGTATAAGTAATACTGTATTAGTAGTACTTGACTTAATTTTGCAATCAAACATTGTATTAAAAATTTATACAAGCATTATTCTACCTAATACACCCTATCAAATGAGCCTtaaatgtttttatgtataagaTAGTACTAATATGTATAAGTAATACTGTATTAGTAGTACTTGACTTAATTTTGCACATTTTcttattctaaaaaaaaatttcttattctaaaaagaaaagaaaaagtagagaATAAGGACCTTCTTATGTTTATTCTGCGCTTAAGGATGACTAGACTCCTTTTTGTTTCAGTTCCTCTCAATGAAGCTTGCAACAGTAAACCCACGGCTAGATTTTAATATTGATGGGCTCCTGTCAAAAGATGTAAGTACTTCACTCTTCCGAGAATGACGTGTAGCTGAGCATTATGGATAATTTCCTCCTAATGCTTGAATAAACATATACCCTTGTTGCAGATCCTCCAGTCTCGAGCAGGTCCTTCATCCTCGCTCGCCTTTCCACCTGATATGACCATGCCATATCCTCCCTTACATCCATCACAAGCTGGAATTCTTCAATCTGTTCTTCCTGGTTATGGAATTCCTAATGATGCATTTCGTAGAGCCATCAATCCCCATTTAGCCACTACTAGTTGTGGGCCTGGTGACTACAAGGATCCTTCATCTCAGGTAATATTTGTGATTCTTGTATGTGTGCTTTAGGTTGTAGTGATCATATTCTTGTGGAACAtaaaaatgaaggcttaatacATCGACAACCCTTTAAACTTGTCagcaaatttcatttagacattcGAACTATAACCTGTTCCACCTGAACAAATGAAAAAGTGTTCCTATTAGACATTTTCGATTATATTTTTTGGAAGAACATCGCGTGTGCTCTCAACTGTATATTAGGTATTTAAGTtaaccaaataaaatatgtcACCTCCTTGAATTATACACATTAGCCTTAATTGGAACAAGCCTGAGGTTTTACGGCTTATTGAGGCTAGCGTATAATTAAACGAGGTCACATATTTTAAGTGGTAGGACACTTGAAAACACATGcagaagtttttcaaaattttaaccgAAAGTGTCTAACAAgaacactttatcatgtgttcaggtGCTCAATTGGAACAACTCGTTGTttgagtgtctaaatgaaacttACTGATAAATTTAAGAGGTTGTCGTGTATTAAGCCAAAGATGTATGCATGATTCTTTGGACTAttatagcataactaatgttgATCGATGGTCTACTAACCATGTGGATTAATTTGCATAATGTCCAGGCTCCGAATGTATGGGATAATGAGCTACATAATGTTGTCCAAATGGGATTAAATTCAAGTGCACCCTTATCTAGTCAAGATTTAAGTGGTATTTAGACTCCCCTGCGTGATTTTGTACGATAAATTAGCATCTTCTTCTCTAGTAATCCCGAAATTCTCTGTTTGTAGGTTCTCTGTCATCAGGACAGATGAAAGCAGAACCTTGAACTCTATCATTGATACCATGCGTTATTGGGGGATTAAGGTGCACTGATTATGTTTTTTGTGTTGGATAAAGAAAACATCTGGAAGTGCGTCACACTGAGAGCTCTTCCTATTTCACATTGAACA contains these protein-coding regions:
- the LOC132067786 gene encoding transcription factor bHLH49-like isoform X1; this encodes MDIASKNESEQEKRNEEVSMNYQSPNISSEWQLSGSNLTNASMGIMIPSSTNQMVDSFCTTTWDQSTNSPNLGFCDANVQINPSTTNPLGTLGPSWTPSNPMLKGGMFLPPGPVMLPQFPADSGFIERAARFSCFSGGNFGDMMNPFSIPESMNPYHRGPAPMQGPQEVLACNGLKSPQKQHLSNVDTEKSPLKNEKKSESFARSQDEAKEVVGVSGNESDEAGCSGRREETEGAGEESYGKNIGSKKRKRGGQDTEPAKDQIEIQKGEQNLNSISIKPGGKNGKQGSQFSDPTKEEYIHVRARRGQATNSHSLAERIRREKISERMKYLQDLVPGCSKVTGKAVMLDEIINYVQSLQRQVEFLSMKLATVNPRLDFNIDGLLSKDILQSRAGPSSSLAFPPDMTMPYPPLHPSQAGILQSVLPGYGIPNDAFRRAINPHLATTSCGPGDYKDPSSQAPNVWDNELHNVVQMGLNSSAPLSSQDLSGSLSSGQMKAEP
- the LOC132067786 gene encoding transcription factor bHLH49-like isoform X2 — protein: MDIASKNESEQEKRNEEVSMNYQSPNISSEWQLSGSNLTNASMGIMIPSSTNQMVDSFCTTTWDQSTNSPNLGFCDANVQINPSTTNPLGTLGPSWTPSNPMLKGGMFLPPGPVMLPQFPADSGFIERAARFSCFSGGNFGDMMNPFSIPESMNPYHRGPAPMQGPQEVLACNGLKSPQKQHLSNVDTEKSPLKNEKKSESFARSQDEAKEVVGVSGNESDEAGCSGRREETEGAGEESYGKNIGSKKRKRGGQDTEPAKDQIEIQKGEQNLNSISIKPGGKNGKQGSQFSDPTKEEYIHVRARRGQATNSHSLAERIRREKISERMKYLQDLVPGCSKVTGKAVMLDEIINYVQSLQRQVEFLSMKLATVNPRLDFNIDGLLSKDILQSRAGPSSSLAFPPDMTMPYPPLHPSQAGILQSVLPGYGIPNDAFRRAINPHLATTSCGPGDYKDPSSQVLCHQDR